A single window of Polyangiaceae bacterium DNA harbors:
- a CDS encoding glycosyltransferase family 39 protein, whose protein sequence is MPPRLARRTPAACATSPTCARGAVDSFFRDSRDRLFSAILFVIALLPRLYVAIAWAREPVWDGHYYDFGARRIAEGFGYSDDIIIGGNTVWHPWCHYPVGYSGFLGFFYRIFGSGPAVAPIVNAVTGALLAVLIHRLARYATSQNRARIAGLLVATNPGLIIYAALLMTEPLAAFGLVLSAWLLARDVRAKPIRGALLAGIALGLTTLVRPQSLLCAPALGLVAFSGSAPLRARLRRAIVAVAIALPAAFVVVLPWTLRNCRVMDGCAFVSTNAGWNLAIGSFPRATGRFETLRATDGCPVVTGQVQQDRCWMDEGLAWIRKDPVRWLGLVPKKLSHTFDHESFPIGYLGEANPSAWPEERKFLGRAVLTTTHCALLSLAALGLVARPSRKKGFPAFFVQLAALFTVVLLALHGAYADTHPFWPLAVVLVLFGVLPMPGAPYRGGVIGYLVFAVASVAVTHAIFFGEDRYHLVITPALCVLAACALRRSDERPVEA, encoded by the coding sequence ATCCCACCCAGGTTGGCAAGACGTACACCCGCCGCCTGCGCGACCTCTCCGACCTGCGCTCGAGGGGCGGTGGATAGCTTCTTTCGAGATTCCCGCGATCGCCTTTTTTCCGCGATCCTCTTCGTCATCGCGCTCTTGCCGCGCCTCTACGTCGCCATCGCGTGGGCCCGCGAGCCCGTATGGGACGGCCATTATTACGACTTTGGAGCTCGTCGCATCGCCGAAGGTTTTGGCTATTCGGACGACATCATCATTGGAGGCAACACCGTTTGGCATCCGTGGTGTCACTACCCCGTCGGATACAGCGGTTTTCTCGGCTTTTTCTATCGCATCTTCGGATCCGGTCCCGCCGTCGCGCCCATCGTCAACGCCGTCACCGGCGCTCTCCTTGCCGTCTTGATCCATCGCCTTGCCCGTTACGCAACCTCGCAAAACCGAGCGCGCATCGCGGGTCTGCTCGTCGCGACAAACCCCGGCCTCATCATCTACGCCGCGCTGCTCATGACCGAGCCTCTCGCGGCATTCGGCCTCGTTCTATCTGCTTGGCTCCTCGCGCGTGACGTACGAGCCAAACCCATCCGCGGAGCCTTGCTCGCGGGCATCGCGCTTGGTCTCACCACCCTCGTTCGCCCTCAGAGCCTGCTTTGCGCTCCAGCGCTCGGCCTCGTTGCATTTTCGGGCAGCGCTCCTCTCCGAGCCCGCTTGCGCCGCGCCATCGTCGCCGTTGCGATTGCCTTGCCCGCGGCGTTTGTCGTGGTCCTCCCGTGGACGCTCCGCAATTGCCGCGTCATGGATGGTTGTGCGTTTGTCTCTACGAACGCCGGATGGAACCTGGCCATCGGTTCATTTCCGCGGGCAACTGGGCGATTCGAGACCTTACGCGCGACCGACGGATGTCCTGTCGTCACCGGTCAAGTTCAGCAGGACAGGTGCTGGATGGACGAGGGCCTCGCGTGGATTCGCAAGGATCCCGTCCGTTGGCTTGGTCTCGTTCCGAAGAAGCTCTCGCATACGTTTGACCACGAATCATTTCCCATCGGGTACCTTGGCGAGGCAAACCCATCGGCGTGGCCCGAGGAGCGCAAATTCCTCGGCCGCGCGGTTCTCACCACCACGCACTGCGCGCTTCTTTCGCTCGCGGCGCTCGGCCTCGTCGCTAGACCATCGCGCAAGAAAGGCTTCCCAGCGTTTTTCGTGCAGCTCGCGGCGCTTTTCACCGTCGTGCTCCTTGCGCTTCATGGCGCCTATGCCGACACGCATCCCTTTTGGCCGCTTGCCGTCGTGCTCGTGCTCTTCGGCGTTTTGCCCATGCCTGGAGCGCCTTATCGAGGCGGAGTCATCGGGTATCTCGTCTTTGCCGTCGCTTCCGTCGCCGTCACCCACGCCATCTTTTTCGGCGAAGATCGTTATCACCTCGTGATCACGCCCGCTTTGTGTGTCCTTGCTGCATGTGCGCTCAGGCGTTCGGACGAACGACCTGTCGAGGCGTGA
- a CDS encoding isochorismatase family protein, which translates to MSTPTTLRNLVGLPNQPHRLSESALVLIDCQNTYRKGVMQLEGVEPALEEAARLLARARAKGTPIFHIMHDAGPGSPYDVRAEIGQIADIVAPREGEPVIVKNFPSSFEQTNLHEQLQKIGAKNLVLAGFMTHVCVNSTARAAFNRGYGTTVVAAATATRALPGPTGNVLPASTIHDAALASLADLFAIVATAQSDIGD; encoded by the coding sequence ATGTCCACGCCGACCACGCTTCGCAACCTCGTTGGCCTTCCCAATCAGCCCCATCGTTTGAGCGAATCTGCGCTCGTTCTCATCGATTGCCAAAACACCTATCGCAAGGGCGTCATGCAGCTCGAAGGAGTCGAGCCTGCGCTCGAAGAAGCTGCGCGCTTGCTTGCTCGAGCGCGCGCCAAGGGCACGCCCATTTTTCACATCATGCACGACGCCGGCCCCGGCTCTCCGTATGACGTCCGCGCAGAAATCGGACAGATTGCCGATATTGTTGCACCGCGCGAAGGCGAGCCCGTCATCGTCAAGAACTTCCCCAGTTCGTTCGAACAAACCAATTTGCACGAGCAGCTCCAGAAGATTGGCGCGAAAAACCTCGTCCTCGCTGGCTTCATGACCCACGTATGCGTCAATTCCACTGCTCGCGCAGCCTTCAATCGCGGTTATGGCACCACCGTCGTTGCTGCGGCGACCGCCACCCGTGCATTGCCCGGACCAACGGGCAACGTTTTACCCGCCAGCACCATTCATGATGCGGCTCTCGCTTCGCTGGCCGATCTTTTTGCCATTGTCGCTACGGCACAATCCGACATCGGCGATTGA
- a CDS encoding TerB family tellurite resistance protein, translating into MLKHLSREDRLRVMRFVCSFAWADLEIKSKERTLVRKMIKELHLEPDEVKLVEGWLEVPPRAEEVDPASIPKAHRQLVLDAARRMIKADGEIDPEEAESLELLEQLLS; encoded by the coding sequence ATGTTGAAGCATTTGAGCCGCGAGGACCGCCTGCGCGTAATGCGGTTCGTCTGTTCGTTTGCTTGGGCGGATCTCGAGATCAAGTCCAAGGAGCGCACGCTCGTTCGCAAGATGATCAAGGAACTGCATCTCGAACCTGACGAAGTGAAGCTCGTCGAAGGCTGGCTCGAGGTCCCGCCGCGCGCCGAGGAGGTCGATCCGGCGTCGATTCCGAAGGCGCATCGGCAGCTCGTGCTCGACGCTGCGCGGCGCATGATCAAGGCGGATGGAGAGATCGATCCGGAAGAGGCGGAGAGTTTGGAACTACTCGAGCAGCTTCTCTCCTGA
- a CDS encoding DUF1015 domain-containing protein, translating to MAIVRSFRAYRPPPAQALDVASPPYDVISTAEARVLAQDKPSSFLHVSRPEIDLPEGTDEHDDAVYAMGMTNLEKLVSQGALVQDAEPHLYLYEQTMGAHKQVGVVGCASVAEYLNDRIKKHEKTRADKEDDRTRHIQELGAHDEPVFLTYRKDSEIDALVASTTQGVPIYDFTTPDGVGHRLWVLSRQTSLELEERFEQAVPCLYVADGHHRSAAAARVHQACRGDGREHDVFLAVVFPDDQMKIMPYNRVVRDLQGRSAEELLARLGKVMQVEQVSDGEAATPKEPRTFGAYIAGKWYVLRAPKDGERDVDPVRSLDCSIAQDLILGPIFGVSDPRRDKHVDFVGGIRGYRELEKRVDAGDMTLGLHLYPTQISQLFAVSDAGLLMPPKSTWFEPKLRSGLFVHAF from the coding sequence ATGGCCATCGTCCGCTCGTTTCGCGCATATCGTCCACCTCCGGCCCAGGCGCTGGACGTTGCAAGTCCCCCGTACGACGTGATCTCGACGGCGGAAGCTCGGGTCCTCGCACAGGACAAACCTTCGAGTTTCCTGCACGTTTCAAGGCCCGAGATCGACTTGCCCGAAGGCACCGACGAACACGACGACGCGGTCTACGCGATGGGCATGACAAACCTCGAAAAGCTCGTTTCCCAAGGCGCGCTGGTGCAAGACGCCGAGCCGCATCTGTACCTGTACGAACAAACGATGGGCGCGCACAAGCAGGTGGGCGTCGTGGGATGTGCTTCGGTTGCCGAATATCTGAACGATCGCATCAAGAAGCACGAGAAGACGCGGGCCGACAAAGAAGACGATCGCACGCGACACATTCAGGAGCTCGGTGCGCACGACGAGCCGGTTTTCCTGACGTACCGCAAAGACTCGGAAATCGATGCGCTGGTCGCATCGACGACACAGGGCGTGCCGATTTACGACTTCACGACACCGGATGGCGTGGGGCATCGGCTGTGGGTTCTAAGCCGACAAACCTCGCTGGAGCTCGAAGAACGTTTCGAGCAAGCGGTGCCGTGTTTGTACGTGGCCGACGGGCATCATCGAAGCGCAGCCGCGGCTCGGGTGCATCAGGCGTGTCGCGGAGACGGGCGCGAGCACGACGTGTTCTTGGCGGTGGTTTTTCCGGACGATCAGATGAAGATCATGCCGTACAACCGGGTGGTGCGCGATCTGCAAGGGCGCTCGGCCGAGGAGCTGCTCGCACGACTTGGAAAAGTGATGCAGGTGGAGCAAGTAAGTGATGGCGAGGCTGCGACGCCGAAGGAGCCGAGGACGTTTGGCGCGTACATCGCGGGGAAGTGGTACGTGTTGCGCGCTCCAAAGGATGGAGAGCGGGATGTGGATCCGGTGCGGTCGCTGGATTGTTCGATCGCGCAGGATTTGATTTTGGGGCCGATTTTCGGCGTGTCGGATCCACGCCGGGACAAACATGTCGACTTCGTGGGCGGTATTCGAGGTTATCGGGAGCTCGAAAAGCGGGTCGATGCGGGTGACATGACGCTGGGGTTGCACCTGTATCCGACGCAGATTTCGCAGCTATTCGCGGTGAGCGATGCGGGGTTGCTCATGCCGCCAAAGAGCACGTGGTTCGAGCCGAAGCTGCGAAGCGGGCTGTTCGTGCACGCGTTTTAG
- a CDS encoding ankyrin repeat domain-containing protein, whose protein sequence is MSDILLEAIYTRDVDRLAALLAAGADPNEDGKPRYPLYESGRQFPLQAAIGALQAREAIGPYGPEPAGSIDAVVLLLRHGAKVKGWDVNTEGDPLYIAVVMNHIETVRLMLAAGADPNICDDEGGSPLCFCAENGYLEIARLLLQCGANKTIHEGGGPAGMNALGFAATRLNVEMVKLLLAHGADPLVGDADDITVFERLQFTVELGRVPEDPAAQERLREIRALLGDPPA, encoded by the coding sequence ATGTCAGACATTCTTCTTGAAGCCATTTATACGCGCGACGTCGATCGCTTGGCGGCGCTTCTTGCCGCCGGCGCAGATCCAAATGAGGATGGCAAACCGCGCTATCCCCTCTACGAGAGTGGCCGACAATTCCCATTGCAGGCTGCGATCGGCGCGCTCCAAGCGCGCGAAGCGATCGGCCCTTACGGACCGGAGCCTGCAGGATCGATCGATGCTGTCGTCCTCCTCCTGCGCCACGGCGCCAAGGTCAAAGGTTGGGACGTGAACACGGAGGGGGACCCGCTCTATATTGCCGTGGTGATGAATCACATCGAAACCGTACGGCTCATGTTGGCTGCGGGCGCTGATCCCAACATATGCGACGATGAGGGTGGGTCGCCGCTTTGTTTCTGCGCCGAGAACGGCTATCTGGAGATAGCTCGGCTCCTCCTTCAGTGCGGTGCGAACAAAACCATCCATGAGGGAGGGGGGCCTGCTGGCATGAATGCATTGGGGTTTGCGGCAACCAGGCTCAATGTCGAGATGGTGAAACTGCTGCTCGCTCATGGCGCAGATCCGCTTGTTGGAGACGCAGACGACATCACGGTGTTCGAGCGACTCCAGTTCACGGTTGAGCTAGGTCGTGTCCCCGAGGATCCTGCCGCCCAGGAGCGCCTTCGGGAGATTCGCGCGCTGCTCGGCGACCCGCCTGCGTAG
- a CDS encoding helix-turn-helix domain-containing protein — protein sequence MIESTSGVRSRRVIAVGGGRGGVGKTLLTVNLGVYFAQLGREVVVCDTDPFGSNLHGVLGLETPPLVTSEALEEGKAKPVNTIVPGLRLLPTAYDPMTATPIRPSRGSHWARQIDKLDVDYVLINLGASTTASTLDLFLQADVGICVTAPEPLAIETTYRFCRALYLRVLRRALTKERFKLRLVERVIEALPALATPPMIVAEIKRYDDGVAKVAAQEMLRVAAYLVIGQTRLRSDLDLGPSMSIIAERFLGIALDYLGHIEHDDAVWVTVRRRQPLLIDSPTSKSARNIERVARRILALLAAQSSTRRSEIPARSPTQQTRAALPVTLYEVLGISRTSADDEIRRAVKRQREIFREGSLPLCSVVSPDVLKQVQTRIEEAHDTLLDPVRRRAYDLSTFPDDVPAAAPPQRNRDAARDAELAMLQAELAREINAETEFTGALLRKVRESQGIEIPEIAQRTKISVAHLVAIENEAFGDLPALVYVQGFVQQIAKFLKLDPTQVGKTYTRRLRDLSDLRSRGGG from the coding sequence ATGATCGAGTCGACCTCGGGCGTTCGGTCCAGGCGCGTCATCGCCGTCGGCGGCGGACGAGGCGGCGTTGGCAAGACGCTCCTCACGGTCAACCTTGGCGTCTACTTCGCCCAGCTCGGCCGCGAAGTCGTCGTGTGCGACACCGACCCGTTCGGGAGCAATCTCCACGGCGTCCTTGGTCTCGAAACGCCGCCGCTCGTCACCAGCGAAGCGCTCGAAGAAGGCAAAGCCAAGCCCGTCAACACCATCGTCCCCGGCTTGCGACTTCTTCCGACCGCGTACGATCCCATGACGGCCACGCCCATTCGTCCGAGCCGCGGATCGCATTGGGCCCGCCAAATCGACAAGCTCGACGTCGACTACGTTCTCATCAACCTCGGCGCTTCCACCACCGCATCCACGCTCGACCTCTTTCTCCAGGCCGACGTCGGCATCTGCGTCACCGCCCCCGAACCGCTCGCCATCGAGACCACGTATCGCTTCTGTCGAGCGCTCTACTTGCGCGTGTTGCGTCGCGCGCTCACCAAGGAACGCTTCAAGCTTCGCCTCGTCGAACGCGTCATCGAAGCCCTTCCCGCGCTTGCGACTCCGCCCATGATCGTCGCGGAGATCAAGCGCTACGACGACGGTGTCGCCAAGGTCGCTGCGCAAGAAATGCTCCGCGTCGCTGCGTACTTGGTCATCGGACAAACCCGACTTCGCTCCGACCTCGATCTGGGCCCCTCCATGTCCATCATTGCCGAGCGATTCCTCGGCATCGCGCTCGACTACCTCGGCCACATCGAACACGACGATGCCGTGTGGGTCACCGTTCGCAGGCGCCAGCCGCTGCTCATCGACAGCCCCACATCCAAGAGCGCACGCAACATCGAACGCGTCGCTCGCCGCATCCTCGCGCTTCTTGCGGCCCAGAGCAGCACGCGCCGCTCGGAAATCCCCGCACGCAGCCCCACGCAGCAAACGCGCGCAGCGTTGCCCGTCACGCTCTACGAAGTGCTCGGCATTTCTCGCACATCGGCCGACGATGAAATACGCCGCGCCGTCAAACGTCAGCGCGAGATCTTCCGCGAAGGCAGCTTGCCTTTGTGCTCCGTCGTTTCACCCGACGTCCTCAAACAAGTTCAAACGCGCATCGAAGAAGCCCACGACACCCTCCTCGATCCCGTTCGACGCCGCGCGTACGACCTCTCCACCTTCCCCGACGACGTCCCTGCCGCAGCGCCTCCGCAGCGCAATCGCGACGCAGCGCGGGACGCCGAGCTTGCCATGCTTCAGGCCGAGCTCGCGCGCGAGATCAACGCCGAGACCGAATTCACCGGCGCGCTCCTCCGCAAAGTGCGCGAATCGCAAGGCATCGAAATCCCCGAGATCGCCCAGCGCACCAAGATCAGCGTTGCGCATCTCGTCGCCATCGAAAACGAGGCCTTCGGCGATCTTCCCGCCCTCGTGTACGTCCAGGGATTCGTCCAACAAATTGCCAAGTTCTTGAAGCTCGATCCCACCCAGGTTGGCAAGACGTACACCCGCCGCCTGCGCGACCTCTCCGACCTGCGCTCGAGGGGCGGTGGATAG
- a CDS encoding ankyrin repeat domain-containing protein — MSAKVHQAVLDHDLDTLARQLAAGEDPNELRDYAPLHNAIGDLEAVALLLRFGADPNIWDGARYVTPLLTAMLCKEPESALMLLAAGADPNVRSSEGDMPLALCAKEGDLKMAAMLLRSGAAKTIDASTGFEWMTALGHAAYRLDIAMIRLLLAWGASISALDADHNYAWERLPERTEENAEKYDLALELLSPKS, encoded by the coding sequence ATGAGCGCCAAAGTGCATCAAGCGGTCCTGGACCACGACCTCGACACCCTTGCCCGGCAGCTCGCTGCTGGAGAGGACCCGAACGAGCTTAGGGACTACGCACCCCTTCACAACGCCATTGGAGATCTTGAAGCCGTCGCGCTCCTTCTGCGGTTTGGGGCCGACCCGAATATCTGGGACGGAGCTCGGTATGTAACGCCGCTCCTGACGGCCATGTTGTGTAAAGAGCCAGAATCCGCGCTGATGCTCCTCGCCGCGGGAGCCGACCCGAACGTCAGGAGCTCCGAGGGCGATATGCCGCTTGCCTTGTGCGCAAAAGAAGGTGACCTGAAGATGGCGGCGATGCTCCTGCGTTCGGGGGCGGCGAAGACAATTGATGCATCCACCGGCTTCGAGTGGATGACCGCGCTTGGCCACGCCGCGTATCGCCTGGACATTGCGATGATCCGGCTGCTGCTGGCCTGGGGCGCTTCGATCAGCGCACTCGATGCAGATCACAACTATGCGTGGGAACGGCTCCCCGAGCGCACCGAGGAGAATGCCGAGAAGTATGACCTCGCCCTGGAGTTGCTTTCGCCAAAGTCGTGA